One window from the genome of Choloepus didactylus isolate mChoDid1 chromosome 2, mChoDid1.pri, whole genome shotgun sequence encodes:
- the TCEA3 gene encoding transcription elongation factor A protein 3 isoform X1, with the protein MGQEEELLRIAKKLEKMVARKNTEGAFDLLKKLNSCQMSIQLLQTTRIGVAVNGVRKHCSDKEVVSLAKVLIKNWKRLLDSPGPPKGEKGEEREKAKKNEKGHDCSGWKPEAGLSPPRKKREEEPKDRRDSADSKSSAASSPKRPSMERSNSSKSKAETPKTPSSPSTPTFSPSVCLLAPCYLTGDSVRDKCVEMLSAALKADDDYKDYGVDCDKMASEIEDHIYQELKSTDMKYRNRVRSRISNLKDPRNPGLRRNVLSGAISLGLIAKMTAEEMASDELRELRNAMTQEAIREHQMAKTGGTTTDLFQCSKCKKKNCTYNQVQTRSADEPMTTFVLCNECGNRWKFC; encoded by the exons GAAGGGGCCTTCGACCTTCTGAAGAAGCTGAACAGCTGTCAGATGTCCATCCAGCTGCTCCAG ACAACCAGGATTGGGGTTGCCGTCAACGGGGTCCGCAAGCACTGCTCAGACAAGGAAGTCGTGTCCTTGGCCAAAGTCCTCATCAAAAACTGGAAGCGGCTGCTGG ACTCCCCTGGACCAcccaaaggagaaaaaggagaggaaagagaaaaggcaaagaagaatgaaaaaggacatgACTGTTCAGGCTGGAAGCCAGAGGCAGGCCTTTCTCCACCAAGGAAAAAACGAGAGGAAGAGCCCAAAGACAG gaGAGATTCTGCTGACTCCAAGTCTTCTGCAGCCTCATCTCCAAAAAGGCCATCGATGGAAAG ATCAAACAGCAGCAAATCAAAAGCGGAGACCCCCAAGACACCCAGCAGCCCCTCGACCCCCACGTTCTCCCCCTCCGTCTGCCTCCTGGCCCCCTGCTATCTCACAGGGGACTCTGTCCGGGACAAGTGTGTGGAGATGCTGTCAGCAGCCCTGAAGGCGGATG ATGATTACAAGGACTATGGAGTCGACTGTGACAAGATGGCATCAGAAATCGAAGATC ATATCTATCAGGAGCTCAAGAGCACAGACATGAAATACCGGAACCGCGTGCGCAGCCGGATCAGCAACCTCAAGGACCCCAGGAACCCTGGCCTGAGGCGGAATGTGCTCAGTGGGGCCATCTCCCTCGGGCTCATTGCCAAGATGACTGCAGAG GAAATGGCCAGTGATGAGCTGAGGGAGCTGAGGAATGCCATGACCCAGGAGGCCATCCGTGAGCACCAGATGGCCAAGACGGGCGGCACCACCACCGATCTCTTCCAATGCAGCAAGTGCAAGAAGAAGAACTGCACCTACAATCAG GTGCAGACACGCAGCGCTGATGAGCCCATGACTACCTTTGTCTTATGCAACGAATGTGGCAATCGCTGGAAG TTCTGCTGA
- the TCEA3 gene encoding transcription elongation factor A protein 3 isoform X2 codes for MGQEEELLRIAKKLEKMVARKNTTTRIGVAVNGVRKHCSDKEVVSLAKVLIKNWKRLLDSPGPPKGEKGEEREKAKKNEKGHDCSGWKPEAGLSPPRKKREEEPKDRRDSADSKSSAASSPKRPSMERSNSSKSKAETPKTPSSPSTPTFSPSVCLLAPCYLTGDSVRDKCVEMLSAALKADDDYKDYGVDCDKMASEIEDHIYQELKSTDMKYRNRVRSRISNLKDPRNPGLRRNVLSGAISLGLIAKMTAEEMASDELRELRNAMTQEAIREHQMAKTGGTTTDLFQCSKCKKKNCTYNQVQTRSADEPMTTFVLCNECGNRWKFC; via the exons ACAACCAGGATTGGGGTTGCCGTCAACGGGGTCCGCAAGCACTGCTCAGACAAGGAAGTCGTGTCCTTGGCCAAAGTCCTCATCAAAAACTGGAAGCGGCTGCTGG ACTCCCCTGGACCAcccaaaggagaaaaaggagaggaaagagaaaaggcaaagaagaatgaaaaaggacatgACTGTTCAGGCTGGAAGCCAGAGGCAGGCCTTTCTCCACCAAGGAAAAAACGAGAGGAAGAGCCCAAAGACAG gaGAGATTCTGCTGACTCCAAGTCTTCTGCAGCCTCATCTCCAAAAAGGCCATCGATGGAAAG ATCAAACAGCAGCAAATCAAAAGCGGAGACCCCCAAGACACCCAGCAGCCCCTCGACCCCCACGTTCTCCCCCTCCGTCTGCCTCCTGGCCCCCTGCTATCTCACAGGGGACTCTGTCCGGGACAAGTGTGTGGAGATGCTGTCAGCAGCCCTGAAGGCGGATG ATGATTACAAGGACTATGGAGTCGACTGTGACAAGATGGCATCAGAAATCGAAGATC ATATCTATCAGGAGCTCAAGAGCACAGACATGAAATACCGGAACCGCGTGCGCAGCCGGATCAGCAACCTCAAGGACCCCAGGAACCCTGGCCTGAGGCGGAATGTGCTCAGTGGGGCCATCTCCCTCGGGCTCATTGCCAAGATGACTGCAGAG GAAATGGCCAGTGATGAGCTGAGGGAGCTGAGGAATGCCATGACCCAGGAGGCCATCCGTGAGCACCAGATGGCCAAGACGGGCGGCACCACCACCGATCTCTTCCAATGCAGCAAGTGCAAGAAGAAGAACTGCACCTACAATCAG GTGCAGACACGCAGCGCTGATGAGCCCATGACTACCTTTGTCTTATGCAACGAATGTGGCAATCGCTGGAAG TTCTGCTGA